From a single Bryobacter aggregatus MPL3 genomic region:
- a CDS encoding adenylate kinase family protein, which produces MVLLLFGPPGCGKGTQAPLIQERLGIPAISTGDMLRRESERQSSMGKLIDGLLADGRLVPDAIVNRLLEARLAEPDCADGFLIDGYPRTVDQATHLSDVLESLAYPKPLLVHMDVPEPLLIGRLSARWNCPGCGAIYNVLSKPPIESGLCDVDRTRLTQRRDDTVATAHRRLKAYREVTDPVLGFYDAAGGGKVVHIDGNQTPDLVFEEIKQALEVHVRVPVRKRR; this is translated from the coding sequence GTGGTCCTTCTGCTATTCGGTCCGCCAGGTTGCGGCAAGGGAACGCAGGCGCCCCTCATTCAGGAACGCCTGGGCATTCCCGCGATCTCCACAGGCGACATGTTGCGCCGGGAGAGCGAAAGGCAGTCCAGTATGGGGAAACTGATCGACGGCTTGCTGGCCGACGGTCGCCTTGTGCCTGACGCAATCGTCAATCGCCTGCTGGAGGCGCGTCTGGCCGAGCCGGACTGCGCCGACGGTTTTCTGATCGATGGCTATCCGCGAACCGTCGATCAAGCCACGCATCTCAGCGACGTGCTCGAATCGCTGGCCTATCCCAAACCGCTGCTGGTGCACATGGATGTTCCCGAGCCATTGCTCATCGGCCGGCTCAGCGCGCGTTGGAATTGTCCAGGCTGTGGCGCCATCTACAACGTGCTCTCAAAACCACCTATTGAAAGCGGCCTTTGCGACGTCGATCGTACGCGGCTCACGCAGCGCCGGGACGACACCGTCGCCACCGCCCACCGTCGACTGAAAGCCTATCGCGAGGTGACCGACCCGGTCCTCGGCTTCTACGATGCTGCCGGAGGGGGAAAAGTGGTGCACATAGACGGCAACCAGACGCCGGATCTGGTTTTCGAGGAGATCAAGCAGGCGCTCGAGGTGCATGTGCGGGTTCCGGTGCGGAAGCGGCGCTAG
- a CDS encoding bifunctional YncE family protein/alkaline phosphatase family protein, translating into MNRFFPVLGLGLIAACALLSQPRTLGPQPDGSTLLPTGWSIRPAGTQKETDSFPMASALSPDKRFLAVLHGGANPAAVVLLDAKTLQQISRVELPDAWLGLSFSPNGKSLYVGGGSRAMVYALSVAGDGQLTRAADWRLTEGAPVPEDFTGDVQVSPDGRLLYIAMLHRNKIAVINPQSGRVIERFDTGRRPYRILMHPDNQTFFVSAMGDATVYFHRASDGMILQRVRVGSTPMDMVWRGAKTRLDEDEEKGPQPWLARIFVASSNTNSVHVLSVAESKDIQFVETINVSLTPLQPLGATPSALALSPDESRLFVVCSDLNAVATVAVEGKRSQMLGLIPSGAYPVAVRSMPEDRLLVFQKGSISEIPGPDLAKLGSYTDGVRQQTPYRDTQMTDNPLSSAIVPAQVGTRSSAIEHVLYIVKAGRSYDQVLGDLGKGNGEAARTTFPRAVAPNHHKLAEDFVLLDNFYANGEGEADGSNWSSAAIVPAYVQRLGRFLSSGFDGGEVAANAPAGRIWSNALAAGLRIRNYGWSVENLPKPQGDRQIAKLRDPQLAAHTAMTFRGADREYPDTERAKAFLAELKQYEANGNLPNLMAMRLSSTQMDDNDEALGRIVEAVSKSRFWAKTAIFVMEANGQKGADHVDSHRTPAFVISPYTQMGSIDSTMYNTTSVLRTIELLLGLRPMTVYDASATPMTRVFATTAKTTPYTALPAAGGH; encoded by the coding sequence ATGAACCGCTTCTTCCCCGTTCTCGGGCTTGGCTTGATTGCTGCCTGTGCCTTGTTGTCCCAACCCCGGACACTCGGTCCGCAGCCGGATGGCAGCACTCTGTTGCCGACGGGCTGGAGCATCCGGCCTGCCGGTACGCAAAAGGAGACCGATTCCTTCCCCATGGCGAGCGCGCTTTCTCCAGACAAGCGTTTTCTTGCTGTGCTGCATGGTGGCGCCAACCCGGCTGCGGTTGTGCTTCTCGATGCGAAGACGCTCCAACAGATTTCCCGTGTCGAGCTGCCCGATGCCTGGCTGGGGCTCAGCTTCTCGCCGAATGGGAAGAGTCTCTATGTGGGGGGCGGCTCGCGGGCGATGGTCTACGCGCTCAGTGTCGCAGGCGACGGGCAACTCACCCGCGCCGCCGACTGGCGGCTGACGGAAGGCGCACCGGTTCCCGAAGATTTCACGGGCGATGTGCAGGTTTCTCCCGATGGCCGGCTACTCTATATCGCAATGCTGCATCGCAACAAGATTGCAGTCATCAATCCCCAGTCGGGCCGGGTGATCGAGCGTTTTGATACTGGCCGCCGTCCCTATCGCATCCTCATGCACCCCGACAATCAGACCTTCTTCGTCTCTGCCATGGGTGATGCAACGGTCTACTTCCATCGCGCGTCAGACGGCATGATCCTGCAGCGGGTGCGTGTGGGTTCGACACCAATGGACATGGTTTGGCGAGGCGCGAAGACTCGCCTTGATGAGGACGAAGAAAAGGGTCCGCAGCCCTGGTTGGCGCGGATCTTTGTCGCCAGCTCGAATACAAATTCCGTCCATGTTCTCTCGGTTGCGGAATCAAAGGACATCCAATTTGTCGAGACCATCAATGTTTCGCTCACGCCGTTGCAGCCACTGGGGGCCACGCCGAGCGCGCTCGCGTTGAGTCCTGATGAGTCGCGGCTCTTTGTGGTCTGTTCTGATCTCAATGCTGTTGCCACTGTCGCTGTCGAAGGCAAGCGCTCGCAGATGCTCGGCTTGATCCCGAGCGGGGCCTATCCGGTTGCAGTGCGCTCGATGCCCGAGGATCGTCTGCTTGTTTTTCAGAAGGGCAGCATCTCGGAGATCCCCGGTCCCGATCTGGCAAAGCTTGGGAGCTATACCGATGGGGTGCGGCAACAGACGCCTTATCGCGACACGCAAATGACCGACAATCCGCTTTCCTCCGCGATTGTTCCCGCGCAGGTGGGCACTCGCAGCTCCGCCATTGAGCATGTCCTTTATATCGTCAAAGCAGGCCGCAGCTACGATCAGGTTCTCGGGGATCTGGGGAAGGGCAATGGCGAGGCCGCGCGCACCACGTTTCCGCGTGCAGTGGCTCCCAACCATCACAAGCTTGCCGAAGATTTTGTTTTGCTGGACAATTTCTATGCAAATGGCGAGGGTGAGGCCGACGGCTCCAACTGGTCCTCTGCCGCGATCGTACCTGCTTATGTCCAGCGCCTGGGCCGCTTCCTTTCCTCGGGTTTTGATGGCGGTGAAGTTGCCGCCAATGCTCCGGCCGGACGCATCTGGAGCAATGCGTTGGCTGCCGGACTGCGGATCCGCAACTACGGATGGTCAGTCGAAAATCTCCCGAAGCCGCAAGGCGACCGGCAGATCGCGAAGCTTCGCGATCCGCAGCTTGCCGCGCACACTGCAATGACTTTCCGCGGCGCCGATCGAGAGTATCCGGATACCGAGCGCGCGAAGGCCTTTCTCGCGGAACTGAAGCAGTACGAAGCGAACGGTAACCTGCCCAACCTGATGGCAATGCGTCTCAGCAGCACCCAGATGGATGACAATGATGAAGCCCTGGGGAGGATTGTCGAAGCGGTATCAAAGTCCAGGTTCTGGGCCAAGACAGCGATCTTCGTCATGGAAGCGAATGGGCAAAAGGGTGCTGACCATGTCGACTCTCACCGGACTCCCGCTTTCGTCATCAGCCCCTACACACAGATGGGGAGTATCGATTCGACGATGTACAACACAACAAGCGTGCTGCGTACGATCGAGTTGTTGCTCGGCTTGCGGCCGATGACTGTTTATGACGCCAGTGCAACACCGATGACACGCGTTTTCGCAACCACCGCGAAGACTACGCCCTACACGGCACTTCCAGCCGCCGGGGGGCACTAG
- a CDS encoding NAD+ synthase produces MGHLMRIALAQINTTVGDFPGNRSKMLHFARQAAEKNAQVVLFPELSLTGYPPRDLVERPSFLARAAMELEIFAQETESLPLHIVIGSVAASQQGAGKKVLNTASVLYRGREIFRQTKMLLPTYDVFDEGRYFESASEQTLLEIDGIPVALTICEDAWNAKSLHAPHLYRRDPISELRAQGARLLLSINASPFEIGKRQRRRDLFEGIAKEQSLPCVYVNSIGGNDHLVFDGSSFAMNASGGLIAEAPSFSESLTLCDVSLGTGEHKASHLTEPDAVYEALVLGTRDYVAKCGFQKVLLGLSGGIDSSIVACLAVEAFGPENVMGVAMPGPYSSEHSVTDARAMAERLGIRFEISPIQAAYHTVVETLSPLFAGLAPDVTEENLQARLRGVTLMALSNKFGAMVLTTGNKSELAVGYCTLYGDMCGGLAVISDIPKTLVYELCRVANRRLNNAIPENVFVKPPSAELRPDQTDQDSLPPYDVLDAILKGYIERFESPQQIADELQLPISLVREIARKVDLNEYKRQQAAPGLKVTSKAFGMGRRIPIAQRYRE; encoded by the coding sequence ATGGGACATCTCATGCGCATCGCTCTCGCGCAAATTAATACCACTGTTGGCGACTTCCCGGGGAATCGCAGCAAGATGCTGCACTTTGCCCGCCAAGCCGCCGAAAAAAACGCGCAAGTGGTTCTGTTCCCTGAACTTAGCCTGACAGGATACCCTCCACGAGACCTCGTCGAGCGCCCCTCGTTCCTCGCTCGTGCCGCGATGGAACTGGAGATTTTTGCACAGGAAACAGAATCCTTGCCGCTGCATATCGTAATCGGTAGTGTGGCCGCTTCCCAACAGGGGGCAGGCAAAAAGGTTTTGAATACGGCTTCGGTCCTCTACCGGGGCCGGGAAATCTTCCGGCAGACCAAGATGCTGCTGCCTACCTACGACGTTTTTGACGAAGGACGCTACTTTGAGTCGGCCTCGGAACAGACGCTGCTCGAAATCGACGGCATTCCGGTGGCCCTCACGATCTGCGAGGACGCCTGGAATGCGAAGAGTCTGCACGCTCCGCATCTGTACCGCCGCGATCCGATCAGCGAGTTGCGCGCACAAGGGGCCCGGCTGCTGCTGAGCATCAACGCGAGCCCTTTCGAGATCGGCAAACGCCAGCGCCGCCGTGACCTCTTCGAGGGCATTGCCAAGGAGCAGTCGTTACCTTGCGTCTATGTCAATTCAATTGGCGGCAACGACCATCTGGTCTTTGACGGTTCCAGCTTTGCGATGAATGCGTCGGGCGGCCTGATTGCCGAAGCTCCGAGTTTTTCGGAAAGTCTGACGCTGTGCGACGTGAGTCTCGGCACCGGAGAGCACAAGGCTTCGCACCTCACCGAACCGGACGCGGTGTACGAGGCGCTGGTTCTGGGCACGCGCGACTATGTCGCCAAGTGCGGCTTCCAAAAAGTGCTGCTCGGTCTTTCCGGCGGCATCGATTCGTCGATCGTCGCCTGTCTGGCCGTTGAAGCCTTTGGGCCTGAGAATGTGATGGGCGTCGCTATGCCTGGCCCTTATTCCTCCGAGCATTCCGTTACTGATGCCCGCGCGATGGCGGAGCGCTTGGGCATCCGCTTTGAGATCTCGCCGATCCAGGCCGCCTATCACACGGTGGTCGAGACGCTCAGCCCCCTGTTTGCGGGACTGGCGCCCGATGTCACTGAAGAGAACCTGCAAGCCCGCCTGCGCGGGGTCACCTTGATGGCGCTGTCCAACAAGTTCGGCGCAATGGTGTTGACGACGGGAAACAAGTCGGAACTCGCGGTGGGCTATTGCACTCTCTATGGCGACATGTGCGGCGGGCTTGCGGTGATTTCCGATATTCCCAAGACGTTGGTTTATGAGCTCTGCCGGGTGGCAAATCGCCGCCTCAACAATGCCATCCCTGAGAACGTCTTTGTGAAGCCTCCTTCGGCGGAACTGCGTCCCGATCAAACGGATCAGGATTCCTTGCCTCCTTATGACGTGCTCGATGCCATTCTCAAGGGATATATTGAACGCTTTGAATCGCCGCAACAGATTGCGGATGAACTGCAGCTTCCGATTTCCCTCGTCCGTGAGATTGCCCGTAAGGTCGATCTCAATGAATACAAGCGCCAACAAGCCGCCCCAGGACTGAAGGTCACCTCCAAGGCCTTTGGCATGGGACGCCGCATCCCCATCGCACAACGATATCGAGAGTAA
- a CDS encoding glycoside hydrolase family 57 protein: MPKIYLSFVWHMHQPFYKDLVSNEYKLPWTRLHALKDYYGMVKVLEDFPQVHQTFNLVPSMLVQLDEYARGVAVDPFLRCANKDSASLTDGEREFILRYFFQANVQRMIYRYPRYGELYEAFLAVNENTSRALNTFNDTAFRDLQVLSQLAWFDEEFLTHDSDVKALVSKGRGYSSADQSLLAAKQLEKLGLVLDVYRDFSKRGQIEVSATPFYHPILPLICDSQIAEISHPYVALPPRFRYPQDARVQLERSRDYMQQQFGQAPKGLWPSEGSVSDEALCLAHETGFRWFATDNGVLARTIDHAGTPDVTYRPYLWKQGKYEMHGLFRDHTLSDLIGFVYSRMGAKEAADHFLAAIRANCAPILRAGRDALVPIILDGENAWEYFDLSGRPFLRELYRQIEEDPKMEALTVSEAIAKVPAEPIGHIFPASWISTNFDIWIGAEEDNKAWEYLLRARETYDKVKDHVSEEARCLAFEELLIAEGSDWNWWYGPEHSSANRTDFDRLYREHLANVYRALGLLPPEELSRPILKVDIQVTHQSPRGPLRPDIDGQISSYFEWMGSGSYSIDQRQGAMHGQRFLIQELHYGSDGAWLFIRIDFVKGMEESLRGAELRFQFQGTEVTVPLVPLYETPPHDPLLLRAAYDQIFELRISQRAVAKAHPIRFQVSVWKDGLPLDALPQQGSIELLSHELNEWLG; this comes from the coding sequence ATGCCCAAAATCTACCTCTCCTTCGTCTGGCACATGCACCAGCCCTTCTATAAGGATCTGGTCTCCAACGAATACAAGCTGCCCTGGACTCGTCTCCACGCCCTCAAGGACTATTACGGCATGGTCAAGGTGCTGGAGGATTTTCCCCAGGTGCACCAGACCTTCAATCTGGTGCCGTCGATGCTGGTTCAACTGGATGAGTATGCTCGCGGCGTCGCGGTGGACCCCTTTCTCCGGTGTGCGAACAAGGATAGCGCCAGCCTGACTGACGGCGAGCGTGAGTTTATCCTGCGCTACTTCTTCCAGGCCAATGTCCAGCGCATGATCTATCGCTATCCGCGCTATGGCGAACTCTATGAAGCCTTTCTGGCGGTGAACGAAAACACCAGCCGCGCGCTCAATACCTTCAACGATACGGCTTTTCGCGATTTGCAAGTTCTCTCGCAACTCGCCTGGTTTGACGAAGAGTTTCTCACCCACGATAGCGATGTAAAGGCGCTGGTGAGCAAGGGGCGAGGCTACTCGTCCGCCGATCAGTCGTTGCTGGCCGCCAAACAGTTGGAGAAGCTTGGGCTGGTGCTCGATGTCTATCGCGATTTTTCCAAACGCGGCCAGATCGAAGTGTCGGCGACTCCCTTCTACCATCCGATTCTGCCTCTGATCTGCGATTCGCAAATTGCCGAAATCTCGCATCCCTATGTCGCGCTTCCGCCGCGCTTTCGCTATCCGCAGGATGCGCGTGTCCAGTTGGAGCGATCGCGCGACTACATGCAGCAGCAGTTTGGCCAGGCCCCCAAGGGACTCTGGCCGAGTGAAGGTTCTGTTTCCGACGAGGCGCTGTGTCTTGCTCACGAGACGGGCTTCCGCTGGTTTGCCACTGACAACGGCGTTCTGGCTCGCACCATCGATCACGCCGGTACGCCCGATGTCACCTACCGGCCTTATCTCTGGAAGCAGGGCAAGTATGAGATGCATGGCCTGTTTCGCGATCACACCTTGAGCGATCTGATTGGCTTCGTTTATTCGCGCATGGGGGCCAAGGAGGCGGCCGACCACTTTCTGGCTGCCATCCGCGCCAACTGCGCTCCGATCCTGCGTGCGGGCCGGGATGCGCTGGTTCCGATCATTCTCGATGGAGAGAATGCCTGGGAGTATTTCGATCTCTCCGGCCGCCCCTTCCTGCGGGAGCTATACCGGCAGATTGAAGAAGACCCGAAGATGGAGGCGCTGACCGTGTCTGAGGCGATTGCCAAGGTGCCCGCCGAGCCGATCGGGCACATCTTTCCCGCCTCCTGGATCAGCACAAATTTCGACATCTGGATTGGTGCTGAAGAAGACAACAAGGCCTGGGAGTATCTGCTCCGCGCCCGCGAGACTTATGACAAGGTGAAGGACCACGTCAGCGAAGAGGCGCGTTGTCTGGCCTTCGAAGAACTGCTGATTGCCGAGGGCAGCGATTGGAATTGGTGGTACGGCCCGGAACACTCCTCCGCCAACCGGACTGATTTTGACCGCCTCTATCGCGAGCACCTGGCCAATGTTTATCGGGCTCTCGGACTGTTGCCGCCCGAGGAGCTTTCCCGCCCGATCCTGAAGGTTGATATCCAGGTGACGCACCAGAGTCCGCGTGGTCCGCTCCGTCCGGACATCGATGGCCAGATCTCCAGCTACTTCGAGTGGATGGGCTCCGGCAGCTATTCGATCGACCAGCGCCAGGGTGCGATGCATGGCCAGCGTTTCCTGATTCAGGAACTGCACTATGGATCGGACGGGGCTTGGCTCTTTATCCGCATCGATTTTGTGAAGGGTATGGAAGAGTCGCTGCGTGGCGCGGAATTGCGCTTCCAGTTTCAGGGAACCGAAGTGACGGTGCCGCTGGTTCCGCTCTACGAGACTCCTCCTCACGATCCTTTACTGCTCCGCGCGGCCTATGACCAGATTTTTGAGCTGCGGATCTCACAACGAGCGGTTGCCAAGGCGCACCCGATTCGTTTTCAGGTTTCGGTCTGGAAGGATGGTCTTCCGCTCGATGCGCTGCCCCAACAGGGCTCGATCGAACTGCTCAGCCACGAACTGAACGAGTGGCTCGGCTAG